One Malus domestica chromosome 11, GDT2T_hap1 genomic region harbors:
- the LOC103413030 gene encoding large ribosomal subunit protein uL11-like: MPPKFDPSQVVDVYVRVTGGEVGAASSLAPKIGPLGLSPKKIGEDIAKETAKDWKGLRVTVKLTVQNRQAKVSVVPSAAALVIKALKEPERDRKKTKNIKHSGNISLDDVIEIAKVMRNRSMAKELAGTVKEILGTCVSVGCTVNGKDPKDLQQEIADGDVEIPLD, translated from the coding sequence ATGCCGCCAAAGTTCGATCCCTCACAGGTCGTCGACGTCTACGTCCGAGTCACCGGCGGTGAGGTTGGAGCCGCCAGTTCTCTCGCCCCGAAGATCGGCCCTCTCGGTCTCTCCCCAAAGAAGATCGGAGAAGACATCGCCAAGGAGACCGCCAAGGACTGGAAGGGCCTCCGCGTCACCGTCAAGCTCACCGTCCAGAACAGGCAGGCCAAGGTTTCGGTTGTGCCGTCTGCGGCGGCGCTCGTCATCAAGGCCTTGAAGGAGCCCGAGCGCGATCGCAAGAAAACTAAGAACATCAAGCACAGCGGCAACATCTCACTGGATGACGTCATTGAGATCGCCAAGGTCATGAGGAACAGATCCATGGCCAAGGAGCTCGCCGGCACGGTGAAGGAGATTCTCGGCACCTGCGTCTCAGTGGGCTGCACGGTCAACGGCAAGGACCCCAAGGATTTGCAACAGGAGATCGCCGATGGCGATGTCGAAATCCCTCTCGATTGA
- the LOC103447886 gene encoding F-box protein At2g26160-like, whose amino-acid sequence MNEDIGTYKKPCHTDKAVSIINGTGYPSKWASLPVSFDVLDKLVEPIDHVRFAAVCKGWCLLSKEYNHTTGRWRKVLPMLMIPTKSSQEEENSETNQCLVYSVYEGHIFNNIQLSVCDGKKYCGSSHGWLAVVDQGLNCLYVTLMDPFRKYLAPINLSGIGYYDLNPDTEDKYMDEDRYMNYLPKVILSADPYLKPKDYWVVLFYQTNLRLCFYKAGQRFWSCCKFKEITCISDAVFYKGQVYTVGTRGKIVLFDIKSKIKFPQVPKATRLTGSVFKRWSALKAYLVESTKGDLWHVRRTVKRKEGCDGNLTDSFQVYKVVFDKKDRSTVEQVEVKSIGDEALFVGDNHSMSFLASNFAGCQPNSIYYTCDLLRFQHPERRPFDMAVYNLENETITPFYSPTSWQKGNLRAAWICPQFNGLC is encoded by the exons ATGAACGAAGATATTGG GACTTATAAGAAGCCTTGTCATACTGACAAGGCTGTTAGCATCATCAATGGCACTGGCTACCCATCGAAATGGGCAAGTCTTCCAGTAAGCTTTGATGTTCTGGATAAGCTGGTGGAACCCATTGACCATGTTCGTTTTGCTGCCGTTTGCAAGGGCTGGTGTCTTCTTTCGAAAGAGTATAATCATACAACGGGACGCTGGCGTAAGGTACTTCCCATGCTTATGATCCCTACCAAATCTTctcaagaagaggagaatagCGAGACCAACCAATGCCTTGTGTACAGTGTTTATGAAGGACACATCTTCAACAATATTCAGCTATCGGTTTGTGATGGTAAAAAGTATTGTGGCTCTAGCCATGGTTGGTTGGCTGTGGTAGATCAAGGACTAAATTGCCTTTACGTAACTCTCATGGACCCTTTCAGAAAATATCTGGCGCCCATTAATCTTTCTGGCATTGGTTATTATGACTTAAACCCTGATACAGAAGATAAATACATGGATGAAGATCGGTATATGAATTACCTTCCAAAGGTTATCTTGTCTGCCGATCCATATTTGAAACCGAAGGATTATTGGGTTGTTCTATTTTACCAAACGAATTTGAGGTTGTGTTTCTATAAAGCAGGACAGAGATTTTGGTCCTGTTGCAAATTTAAGGAAATAACGTGTATTTCTGATGCTGTATTTTATAAAGGCCAAGTATATACAGTTGGAACTCGGGGAAAAATTGTGTTGTTCGATATCAAGAGCAAAATTAAGTTTCCACAGGTTCCAAAAGCCACACGGCTTACAGGCTCAGTGTTTAAAAGGTGGTCTGCGCTTAAGGCATATCTTGTGGAATCAACCAAGGGAGACTTGTGGCACGTTCGAAGAACTGTGAAACGAAAGGAAGGTTGTGATGGAAATTTGACTGATAGCTTCCAGGTTTACAAGGTGGTGTTTGATAAGAAAGACAGATCGACAGTGGAGCAGGTTGAGGTCAAAAGCATTGGAGATGAGGCTTTGTTTGTTGGTGACAATCATTCGATGTCTTTCTTGGCTTCAAACTTTGCAGGGTGCCAGCCTAATTCCATATATTACACGTGTGATCTTCTGCGTTTTCAACATCCTGAGCGCAGGCCATTTGATATGGCTGTCTACAATTTAGAGAACGAAACCATTACACCATTTTACTCTCCGACTTCTTGGCAGAAAGGCAACCTGCGCGCCGCTTGGATTTGTCCACAGTTTAATGGACTCTGCTAG